A genomic stretch from Anabaena sphaerica FACHB-251 includes:
- a CDS encoding serine dehydratase, with product MQLINRIFAQNSPQFSAFVSETSTLSESIYTLEDLIQTLEEAANYLAAFSESVI from the coding sequence ATGCAGTTGATTAATCGTATTTTTGCCCAAAATTCCCCACAATTTTCTGCTTTTGTAAGTGAAACTAGCACCCTAAGTGAAAGTATTTATACTTTAGAAGATTTGATTCAAACTCTGGAAGAAGCAGCTAACTATTTAGCAGCTTTTTCTGAGAGCGTCATATAA